TTAAGGCATTTCCTAGAATCATACCCAACAGAGGGATTAAATATTGGGGATTATACCAGGGATCGACTTGAATTACAGCCAGGACAGAAAATTGGGTGATGAAGAAGGCCGCCACTAAAATGGAGAGGAAAGAGCGCCAATAGATCCCTACAAAGCGCCTTGAAGTGCGGTTAACCCCAGACATTCCGGCGATACTGGTCATTAGGACTGCCAGCAGCAAAATGGCGATCGGATTCGATAAAGAAAACAGCCAATTTAGCACATATCCAATGAGCAATAATTGCACGACCATGCGAATTGTGGCGATCGCCAACGTTTTCTCTAATCCTAAGCGCAAATAAACCGATAATCCCATATTAATCAGAATGAGTAGGGATGAACTCACCAATTGAACCGAACTAATGGAAATATAGCTTGTGGACATTGGTTTCTACCACTTCATCATTGGTAATGGGTTAAAGGGGTTTTTCTTAAATTCTGCTTGACTTAAGCGCAGTAAGTTAGCATGAAATCCCAGATTAGGAAAAGTTTTCAAGACTTCTTGAATATAAATTCTGTGTAATCCAAACGATCGCCACCCCTGAGACACATCCACCCAATCTCCTTTCCTAAATACTTCTACTAAGGGGTACTCACAGTTCCGCACAGAGGTAAATTTGTGGTGCAAGTCAATCATCATGGT
This sequence is a window from Roseofilum capinflatum BLCC-M114. Protein-coding genes within it:
- a CDS encoding ABC transporter permease, whose amino-acid sequence is MSTSYISISSVQLVSSSLLILINMGLSVYLRLGLEKTLAIATIRMVVQLLLIGYVLNWLFSLSNPIAILLLAVLMTSIAGMSGVNRTSRRFVGIYWRSFLSILVAAFFITQFSVLAVIQVDPWYNPQYLIPLLGMILGNALNGVSLGLEQFMESLVTNQGKIETLLSLGATRWEATHGEVKQAIRRGMIPTINSMMVMGLVSLPGMMTGQILAGASPLDAVRYQIIIVFAIASGTALGTLGVVLLAWQALLSPSHQLRLDQLTKIKL